CATCTAACATGAACAGTCTCTTCTGCGAGCCCTTTGAGAATACAACATGGCTACTCCCCTCAGATTTCCCATTCAAGAACCAGTTTCAACACTTTTGCCAGGCTCACCCCAGTTCTTATGGAAACATCATCTTCAAGAACAGGACCATGATTAACTATCCAATACCAGCTTTAACTTATCTCCATTTGACCTTCGACTATAATTATAACGACATGCTCTTCTTCTGCGACGAATATCAAATCCCGCTCCAGAAAGTTCCATGGCTAGTATTGAGATCAGACCAGTACTTTGTCCCGTCGCTGTTCTTGATGCCCAAATTTGAACTAGAGCTACGAAACCTGTTTCCCGAAAAGGAAACTGTTTTCCACCACTTGGGACGATTCCTTTTCAACCCTTCTAACGTTGTTTGGGGAATCGTTAAGAAATACTACTGGACAAACCTAGCCTCTGCTGATGAGAGAATTGGATTCCAAATACGCGACTTTAAGACAACCCCAATGGGCTTCAATTGGATTAAGGATCGTATATTCAACCGTTATCTCCCATTTGCAAACGATGAATCGAACCGTCGGCAGATCACCGACATCTGCAACGTGACAACCTCAGACAAACACATGATGGATCGAATCGTGTCGTGTTTGCCCAAAGTAGTCATTTTCGATCAAAATCCGAAACAGATCGCTGTCTTGCTGACATCTTTGAGTTCGCGATACTACAACAACATAAGCGAATTGTACCATTTGAAAGATTCGATCAAGATATACCAACCTAGCCATGAAGAGAACGAACATAACGAGAAGTTGACGCATAATATGAAGGCGTGGGCTGAGATATATTTGCTTAGTATGATGGATGTGTTGGTCACTAGCCCATTCTCGACATTCGGTTACGTGGCTCAGGGCCTAGGAGGATTAAGATCGTGGATCATAAACTGTCCCCATAGGGAGATCGAACCCTCTGAGGATTCATGCTTTCGAACCATGTCTATTGAGCCTTGTTTCCATTTGCCTCCATATTTTGATTGCGGGACAAAGCGTGGAACTGACTACGGTTCCAAAGTAGGCTATGTACGACACTGCGAGGACTTGAAATGGGGGCTTAAGCTGGTTGAACACCAAGATCCTCCACTCTAGCTTGGAACCATTATTAGTGTGATTTTTATAGAGAATTGTGTTGATTAATTTTACAAATCCCACATTCTTCCAAAGTAGTGGGGTCAAAGATTGTGTCGTGGAAAATTTTGTATCTTTGTCATTTTCACGACCATTAGATTCAGAAACATTAGAGTTTTGATGACCTGACTACAAAGAAAAACTGATTTATTTAGGACATTATATGGTCTTAGCAATTAGTTAGAGTTTCTTGAAGTTCTTCTCTAATTTCAATTGTAACATACTTTTTTGACACATAGTGAAAGTTTTATCTTCTGATCATGGTTTTTTCTATCTTTCAGTTTCCACGTATATTTTGTGTTACTTACGAGTTTTctttattttagttgataacaTACACGCAGATTCAGGACAGAACATGTAAATATCATCCTCATCATATCTCGGGAATTCAATTTGGATCAGCAATGTTTCCATCAAGAGCTCGAGTTGAAATTGGGTAAGATTCACACTCTTTGGCCCTTTTGAGTAATAATGGTTAGCTTCATTATGGGTAGATTAAGTTTGGGGGTTGAGTAAATGACACATTTTTAAATCCCATAAACCCACACAAAGATTGTTGGCAAGACAAACATAATTCATTTACAACCAAGATTTCAACCACTTCTTTTCCCTTCTTACAAGACTAATAGTAGTAGTAATAACAAAATCACCTTTTATAGACTTGCATCAAACCTCAAATCACATTCATCAATCATATATTCATACTTCCTTCAAAATGGGAGATGAGTATTACACCATTGGATCTTTGGTAATCTGCATGACAATCTCTTGGATCATGGTTCGTTTATGGATCCAGCACAGGACGAAAGGGCCAAAAACATGGCCTCTCGTCGGAGCAGCTATCGAGCAGTTAGTGAATTACGACAGGATGCACGACTGGCTTGTAGAGTACCTGTCAAAGTCCAAAACTGTGGTGGTTAAAATGCCCTTCACAACCTATACATATATTGCTGATCCCGCCAATGTAGAACATGTTCTCAAAACCAATTTCGCTAATTACCCAAAGGTAAATAAAGTTAATTCAACGACACAATATAAAGTAAACATTATTTATACCAATCTTAAAATTTTTTGTGTTGGATTGGATTGAAGGGAGAAGTATATCATTCGTATATGGAGGTTTTACTCGGAGATGGCATATTCAATGTAGACGGTGAGCTATGGAGGAAACAGAGGAAGACGGCCAGCTTTGAATTCGCGTCCAAGAATTTACGAGATTTTAGTGCGGTTGTGTTCAAGGAGTACAGCCTTAAGCTATCTGAAATTCTAAGTGAAGCATCTTTCTGCAGTAAAGAAGTAGATATGCAGGTAAAATGATTTACacaaacaataattattattccGAAAATTTAAAACTTCTGAATTTGGTATATTTTTGTTAGGAATTGTTCATGAGGATGACATTGGACTCGATATGTAAAGTGGGGTTTGGCGTAGAAGTGGGAACATTGGCTGCCAATTTACCTGATAATCAGTTTGCAAAGGCATTTGACACTGCAAACATAGTGGTCACTCTTCGGTTCATTGATCCTCTTTGGAAGATTAAGAAGTTTCTCAATGTGGGTTCGGAAGCAATCCTAGACCAGAGCATCAAGATTGTTGACGACTTCACCTACAATGTCATTCGCAGAAGAAAAGCCGAAATGAAAGCTGCAGATATAGGAGAAAATGGAGACAATTATGATAAGGTAAAAATATTGGAAACCTCTCTAGCttccttttaaaatatgttataaatgtATGACAAAGTAGAAGAAGTAGCTTcctttaaaaatatgttataaatcTATGACAAAGTAGAAGAAGTAAAGCACGAAAATAACACGCTTTGCGCGATAGCATATTCTTGAATCTTTAATTTTACTCCAAATAAATCCCGGGTTTTCTTTCTTTCCTAAAACAGTGAAGTAATTTAATTGACAGGGGAAGAAGCAAGACATATTATCGAGATTTATGGAGCTCGGAAAGGACTCGTTGGATGAAGAAATGACAGACAAAAACCTCAGAGATATTGTTCTGAATTTCGTCATCGCTGGTCGCGACACAACAGCCACAACTTTGTCTTGGGCGATATACATGATCATGACCCACAAACATGTAGCAGAGAAGTTGTATTTGGAGCTCAAGTCTTTAGAACAAGAAcaggaacaagaacaagaagttGATGATCATGACAAGTTCAATCAAAGAGTGAAGAAATTCAGCGAGCTTCTAACATACGAATCCTTAGGAAAACTGTATTACTTGCACGCAGTGCTCACCGAGACTCTCAGGCTCTATCCCGCTGTCCCTCAGGTAATAATGAACAAAAGAACGAATAAATGAttgaaaaattctcaaatatgtATTGTTTTATCGTATAGGACCCGAAAGGGATCTTGGAGGATGATGTTTTGCCAGACGGGACTGAAGTGAAGGCGGGAGGGATGGTGACATACGTTCCTTATTCAATGGGAAGGATGGAGTACAATTGGGGGGCTGATGCTGCTTCGTTTAAGCCTGAAAGATGGTTGAAAGATGGAATGTTTCATAATGCTTCTCCTTTCAAGTTCACAGCATTTCAGGCTGGACCGAGAATATGTCTTGGGAAGGACTCGGCATATTTGCAGATGAAGATGGCTTTGGCGATTCTGTGTAGGTTTTTCGAATTCGATTTGGTGCCTGAGCATCCGGTTAAGTATAGAATGATGACGATTCTGTCGATGGCACATGGGTTGAAAGTCGCGGTTAATAGTCGTTTCTAATGTTCGTAGAAGTAATGAAATGCGGATTAGTTTGTCCTAACTTGAACTATGATTATGAAAAGAATTGGGATAGGTGAAGAAGAAGTAATATCAGTTACAAAGTTTATCTCATATTTctcaatttgaatttgtaaCCATCCTTTTTAGTTAATTTCTCTTCTCACATCCCCATAACAAACATTATGAAAAATGgttaaaacatttttcattctttctttttttaactaataGGCTCAAAGTATCCAATATTATACATCATTTGGTTTGAAATGAATCTTCAATTTTTTCTGTTCTTATCGAATTTGAAAGCTTTAATATCTTAGATAAGATTCTAGTGGTATCTAGTGAATAGTTTTGACAATAAGTAATTAGGCTATTGAAAACC
This is a stretch of genomic DNA from Impatiens glandulifera chromosome 4, dImpGla2.1, whole genome shotgun sequence. It encodes these proteins:
- the LOC124935888 gene encoding cytochrome P450 704B1, whose protein sequence is MGDEYYTIGSLVICMTISWIMVRLWIQHRTKGPKTWPLVGAAIEQLVNYDRMHDWLVEYLSKSKTVVVKMPFTTYTYIADPANVEHVLKTNFANYPKGEVYHSYMEVLLGDGIFNVDGELWRKQRKTASFEFASKNLRDFSAVVFKEYSLKLSEILSEASFCSKEVDMQELFMRMTLDSICKVGFGVEVGTLAANLPDNQFAKAFDTANIVVTLRFIDPLWKIKKFLNVGSEAILDQSIKIVDDFTYNVIRRRKAEMKAADIGENGDNYDKGKKQDILSRFMELGKDSLDEEMTDKNLRDIVLNFVIAGRDTTATTLSWAIYMIMTHKHVAEKLYLELKSLEQEQEQEQEVDDHDKFNQRVKKFSELLTYESLGKLYYLHAVLTETLRLYPAVPQDPKGILEDDVLPDGTEVKAGGMVTYVPYSMGRMEYNWGADAASFKPERWLKDGMFHNASPFKFTAFQAGPRICLGKDSAYLQMKMALAILCRFFEFDLVPEHPVKYRMMTILSMAHGLKVAVNSRF
- the LOC124935887 gene encoding galactoside 2-alpha-L-fucosyltransferase-like gives rise to the protein MGVKTLRLRWRWRWRSGLAASLFTVFILVYGTAILDYRSGLSTMVLLATTSSQNGANLIKEFFRRSVVVLNQDDESFCLSKHESLLYRRNKPQHKPPSAYLLSRLQKYQSLHRNCGPKTHNYNQALNLLFNPNPNITNHDCKYLIWLPINGLANRLLSIVSSFLYAILTDRILLIHQPSNMNSLFCEPFENTTWLLPSDFPFKNQFQHFCQAHPSSYGNIIFKNRTMINYPIPALTYLHLTFDYNYNDMLFFCDEYQIPLQKVPWLVLRSDQYFVPSLFLMPKFELELRNLFPEKETVFHHLGRFLFNPSNVVWGIVKKYYWTNLASADERIGFQIRDFKTTPMGFNWIKDRIFNRYLPFANDESNRRQITDICNVTTSDKHMMDRIVSCLPKVVIFDQNPKQIAVLLTSLSSRYYNNISELYHLKDSIKIYQPSHEENEHNEKLTHNMKAWAEIYLLSMMDVLVTSPFSTFGYVAQGLGGLRSWIINCPHREIEPSEDSCFRTMSIEPCFHLPPYFDCGTKRGTDYGSKVGYVRHCEDLKWGLKLVEHQDPPL